The window GAACTCGACAAAGACGCTACGAGCTTCGCGCTCAAGGCTGAACTTTCACTTTCGATTCCCGGTGCCGACAAGGCAAAGGTGCAGGCTCTTCTCGAGGACGCGCACCAGATCTGCCCCTATTCCAAGGCGACGCGGAACAACATCAACGTGACGCTGACCGTCGTCTGAGCGATTCTCTGGAGATAAAAATGGCTAAGAATGTTGGCAAAATTCACCAGGTGACGGGTGCCGTCGTCGACGTGCATTTCGATGGTCAGTTGCCGGAGATTTTGAACGCGCTTGAAACGCAGAACCATGGCACGCGCCTGGTTCTCGAAGTCGCGCAGCACCTCGGTGAGAACACCGTGCGCACCATCGCGATGGACTCGACGGAAGGTCTGGTTCGCGGTCAAGAAGTGGTTGATACCGGCGCACCGATCTCGGTTCCGGTTGGCGACGAAACGCTAGGCCGCATCATGAACGTCATCGGCGAGCCTGTTGACGAAGCTGGTCCGATCAAGACGAGCTCTCTTCGCGCAATCCATCAGCCTTCGCCGACGTTCTCTGAACAGGCGACTGAAGCGCAGATTCTGGTTACGGGCATCAAGGTTGTCGATCTTCTCGCGCCTTACGCGAAGGGCGGTAAGATCGGCCTGTTCGGCGGTGCCGGCGTTGGCAAGACCGTTTTGATCATGGAACTGATCAACAACGTTGCAAAGGCTCACGGTGGTTATTCGGTGTTCGCTGGCGTCGGCGAGCGCACGCGTGAGGGCAACGATCTCTATTATGAAATGATCGAATCGAACGTCAACAAAGACCCCAAGAAGAACAACGGTTCGGCTCAGGGCTCCAAGTGCGCGCTCGTTTACGGTCAGATGAACGAACCGCCGGGCGCACGTGCTCGCGTTGCTCTCTCCGGTCTGACGGTTGCAGAGCACTTCCGCGACCAGGGCCAGGACGTTCTCTTCTTCGTCGATAACATCTTCCGCTTCACGCAGGCGGGTTCGGAAGTGTCCGCGCTTCTTGGCCGTATTCCTTCGGCGGTTGGATATCAGCCGACGCTTGCGACGGACATGGGCGCGCTGCAGGAACGCATTACCACGACGCAGAAGGGCTCGATCACCTCGGT is drawn from Hyphomicrobium methylovorum and contains these coding sequences:
- the atpD gene encoding F0F1 ATP synthase subunit beta, with translation MAKNVGKIHQVTGAVVDVHFDGQLPEILNALETQNHGTRLVLEVAQHLGENTVRTIAMDSTEGLVRGQEVVDTGAPISVPVGDETLGRIMNVIGEPVDEAGPIKTSSLRAIHQPSPTFSEQATEAQILVTGIKVVDLLAPYAKGGKIGLFGGAGVGKTVLIMELINNVAKAHGGYSVFAGVGERTREGNDLYYEMIESNVNKDPKKNNGSAQGSKCALVYGQMNEPPGARARVALSGLTVAEHFRDQGQDVLFFVDNIFRFTQAGSEVSALLGRIPSAVGYQPTLATDMGALQERITTTQKGSITSVQAIYVPADDLTDPAPAASFAHLDATTVLSRSIAEKGIYPAVDPLDSTSRMLDPRVVGEEHYQVARKVQAILQKYKSLQDIIAILGMDELSEEDKLTVARARKIERFMSQPFHVAEVFTGSPGKLVSLPDTIKAFKGLTEGEFDHLPEPAFYMVGTIEEAIAKAEKLAEAA